From Thermothelomyces thermophilus ATCC 42464 chromosome 6, complete sequence, the proteins below share one genomic window:
- a CDS encoding histone acetyltransferase ESA1-like protein gives MSPGATNGEAEVGSNEPMQKSKATPDTLKIGCIALVTKDGQPRRAEILSIRETKSGKQFYCNFDNFNKRLDEWVTVDRIDFDQDVEWPNPDKDKLKDAKNKKTGAVSKKSQPSKKTQKRIGKREQSVASEGQTPHQWTESADGQNKPDGEDGANASLEVGATPGVGPDEMELDEDETPASAAKKEKAQPFSREQEIEKLRTSGSMTQNPAEISRIRNINKVEFGRYVLFPWYFSPYPEAFSQEDCIYICEFCLSYFGNLKSFTRHRTKCTLQHPPGNEIYRDDFISFFEIDGRRQRTWCRNLCLLCKMFLDHKTLYYDVDPFLFYVMTSRDEKGSHIIGFFSKEKESADGYNVACILTLPPYQRKGYGRLLIQFSYELSKIEGKLGSPEKPLSDLGLLSYRQYWAENIIDLLLGYSESGEKCTIETIATRLAMTTQDVEHTLQALKMQVYHKGEHKIVIPEKLLKQREKSRAKQKRVIDPSRIQWKPPVFTAANRTWGW, from the exons ATGAGTCCGGGCGCTACTAACGGAGAAGCCGAGGTCGGATCAAATGAACCAATGCAGAAGAGCAAGGCGACGCCCGATACGCTCAA GATCGGATGCATCGCCCTCGTCACCAAAGATGGGCAACCACGGCGCGCCGAGATCCTCAGCATAAGGGAAACCAAAAGTGGCAAGCAATTCTATTGCAACTTTGATAACTTCAACAAGCGATTAGACGAATGGGTTACGGTTGATAGGATCGACTTCGATCAGGATGTTGAGTGGCCCAACCCGGACAAAGACAAACTGAAGGACGCCAAGAACAAGAAGACGGGAGCGGTATCCAAAAAGTCACAACCATCGAAGAAGACGCAGAAGAGAATTGGCAAGCGGGAGCAGTCCGTCGCGTCAGAAGGCCAGACACCACATCAGTGGACCGAGTCTGCCGACGGGCAAAACAAGCCAGATGGGGAAGACGGAGCGAATGCGAGCTTAGAGGTCGGGGCCACGCCCGGCGTCGGCCCCGACGAGATGGAactggacgaggacgagacgCCGGCCAGCGCCGCCAAGAAAGAAAAGGCGCAGCCGTTCAGCCGCGAGCAGGAGATCGAGAAGTTGCGGACCTCGGGCTCTATGACGCAGAATCCCGCCGAGATTTCCCGCATCCGGAACATCAACAAGGTAGAGTTCGGGCGGTACGTGCTCTTTCCTTGGTACTTCTCGCCATATCCAGAGGCCTTCAGCCAGGAGGACTGCATCTATATCTGCGAGTTCTGCCTGAGCTACTTCGGCAACCTGAAATCCTTCACGCGACACCGCACAAAGTGCACACTACAACATCCGCCGGGGAACGAGATCTACCGGGACGATTTCATATCATTTTTCGAGATTGACGGCAGGCGGCAGCGGACATGGTGCCGGAACCTGTGTCTCCTATGCAAGATGTTTTTGGACCACAAGACGCTTTACTACGATGTGGATCCCTTCCTCTTCTATGTCATGACGTCTAGGGACGAGAAGGGGTCGCACATCATTGGTTTCTTCTccaaagagaaagagagtgCGGACGGATACAACGTGGCCTGTATCCTGACACTACCACCGTACCAGCGCAAGGGGTACGGTCGGCTGCTCATCCAGTTCTCGTACGAGCTATCCAAGATCGAGGGCAAGCTCGGGTCGCCCGAGAAGCCGCTTTCTGATCTGGGTCTGCTGAGTTACCGGCAATACTGGGCGGAGAACATCATTGATCTGCTGCTTGGATACAGCGAGAGCGGGGAGAAGTGCACGATTGAGACCATTGCAACACGGCTCGCCATGACGACCCAGGACGTCGAGCACACCCTGCAGGCGCTCAAGATGCAGGTGTACCACAAAGGGGAGCACAAAATCGTGATACCAGAGAAGCTCCTGAAGCAGCGGGAGAAGTCGAGAGCGAAGCAGAAGCGCGTGATCGACCCGTCGAGGATCCAGTGGAAACCTCCGGTCTTCACTGCGGCCAACAGGACATGGGGATGGTAG
- a CDS encoding carbohydrate esterase family 4 protein (CAZy_ID 267842), producing the protein MLLNRRHLVAGVAGLLAATGVHAACSSDLVIDDFTTWLTGLNNLGSENGDDGTMTAIAASPGQVVFVPKDDGSYFYESFPCQQANTEGYNAIQFSVLGPEGGSFAFELQTTSSCDDEVGVYNSSWTEVGDLTGERHTITLPLEGWDDSPNYDGIVGLTWSTFSENGIQWSVGNVSLVCGGGGDEGDGGGSASQSSTVATKPTATTATSSQGSTTSSPAVSSPPATCSNLLIDDWASQSRLTFLGYNAMEQTSSDDESMSSVVVSDNRVTLTPRDDDSYFYSQFGCLDASEQYGGISFSVQAKRGTSFSVTLAYVTKCGSQNEQSVTQSTDELGWTFDGTEKLYSVPFSAFADVDTTRLTMIYFGDFSGPVTFGPMSFYCGSTPSEYELPSGIPTAPPITVTTTAAPAPTKAMVIDTFGDPETNDLGHVALQQHNAVCDPDVKPYPETWDSLEAARYATASDMYIPINHFAVDLTRVIGFALKGFYGTEPTRLTKMEIVDELPEDWPGVPPKLASGRLVFSCTRPDSFAFAIDDGDPALAPRVMEIVQQADIPVTFFTVGLPLLDRTNGLADMYKTMAARGHQIALHSYTHPPLEGLPSDAAIDWEYANDIGAVRQVFGDGSPNNNNNNNPVHTNYFRPPFGTEGARMRQRLAANLEDANPYLVQWSVDVEDWLWAESDTPEKQLDAFKRDVAAGGNLVVMHYLYNSTVELLPEFIEVAKATGKRLMRVDQCMEDPNAPPLEDEEEG; encoded by the exons ATGCTGCTAAACCGCCGTCATCTTGTAGCCGGCGTGGCTGGCCTCTTGGCCGCCACCGGTGTTCATGCCGCGTGCTCGTCTGATCTAGTCATTGACGACTTCACAACATGGCTGACTGGCCTCAACAACCTTGGTTCAGAAAACGGGG ACGATGGAACCATGACGGCCATCGCGGCGTCCCCCGGAcaggtcgtcttcgtcccaAAAGATGACGGCTCGTACTTTTACGAGTCGTTCCCGTGCCAGCAAGCCAACACCGAGGGCTATAACGCAATCCAGTTCTCCGTCCTGGGGCCCGAGGGCGGCTCCTTTGCATTTGAGCTGCAAACCACGTCCAGCTGCGACGACGAAGTGGGGGTCTACAACAGTTCTTGGACTGAAGTGGGCGACCTGACTGGCGAGCGGCACACCATCACTCTCCCTCTCGAAGGGTGGGACGACTCGCCAAACTACGACGGAATCGTCGGCCTGACCTGGTCCACCTTCTCAGAGAACGGGATCCAGTGGTCGGTTGGCAACGTCAGTCTCGTCTGTGGAGGTGGAGGAGATGAaggggacggcggcggctctGCTTCCCAGAGCTCAA CGGTTGCCACCAAGCCGACCGCAACAACTGCGACGTCATCCCAGGGTAGTACAACTTCCTCGCCTGCCGTGTCCTCTCCGCCGGCAACGTGTTCCAACCTGCTGATTGACGACTGGGCGTCCCAGTCCCGCCTGACCTTCCTCGGCTACAACGCCATGGAGCAGACCTCGAGCGACGACGAGTCCATGTCGTCGGTCGTCGTCAGCGACAACAGGGTCACGCTGACGCCCAGGGACGACGACTCGTACTTTTACAGCCAGTTCGGCTGCCTGGACGCCAGCGAGCAGTATGGCGGCATATCCTTCTCCGTCCAGGCAAAGAGGGGGACCAGTTTCTCCGTGACGCTGGCGTACGTGACGAAGTGCGGGTCCCAAAACGAGCAGAGCGTCACGCAGTCGACCGACGAGCTGGGATGGACCTTTGACGGCACCGAGAAGCTGTACTCGGTCCCCTTCTCCGCCTTTGCCGACGTCGACACTACCAGGCTCACCATGATCTACTTTGGCGACTTCTCCGGTCCCGTCACGTTCGGGCCCATGTCCTTCTACTGCGGCTCGACCCCGTCCGAGTACGAGCTGCCGTCGGGGATCCCGACGGCTCCGCCCATCACGGTCACGACGACGGCAGCCCCGGCCCCGACCAAGGCGATGGTGATCGACACCTTCGGTGATCCGGAGACCAACGACCTGGGCCA CGTCGCCCTGCAGCAGCACAACGCCGTCTGCGACCCGGACGTCAAGCCGTATCCGGAGACGTGGGACTCGCTCGAGGCGGCGCGCTACGCCACCGCCAGCGACATGTACATCCCCATCAACCACTTCGCCGTCGACCTCACGCGCGTCATCGGGTTCGCCCTCAAGGGCTTCTACGGCACCGAGCCGACCAGGCTGACCAAGATGGAGATCGTCGACGAGCTGCCCGAGGACTGGCCGGGCGTCCCGCCCAAGCTGGCCTCGGGCCGGCTCGTCTTCTCGTGCACGCGGCCCGACTCGTTCGCCTTCGCcatcgacgacggcgacccgGCGCTGGCCCCGCGCGTCATGGAGATCGTCCAGCAGGCCGACATCCCCGTCACCTTCTTCACCGTCGGCCTGCCCCTGCTCGACCGGACCAACGGGCTGGCCGACATGTACAAGACCATGGCCGCCCGCGGGCACCAGATCGCCCTGCACTCGTACACACACCCGCCGCTCGAGGGCCTCCCGAGCGACGCGGCCATCGACTGGGAGTACGCCAACGACATCGGCGCCGTCCGCCAGGTCTTTGGCGACGGCTctcccaacaacaacaacaacaacaacccggTCCACACCAACTACTTCCGCCCGCCCTTCGGCACCGAGGGCGCCCGCATGCGCCAGCGCCTGGCCGCCAACCTGGAAGACGCCAACCCGTACCTGGTCCAGTGGAGCGTCGACGTGGAGGACTGGCTGTGGGCCGAGTCGGACACGCCCGAGAAGCAGCTCGACGCCTTCAAGCGCgacgtcgccgccggcggcaacCTGGTCGTCATGCACTACCTCTACAACTCGACCGTCGAGCTGCTGCCCGAGTTCATCGAGGTGGCCAAGGCCACCGGCAAGCGGCTGATGAGGGTCGATCAGTGCATGGAGGATCCCAACGCGCCGCCTctggaggacgaggaggaagggTGA